A genomic segment from Modestobacter roseus encodes:
- a CDS encoding DUF1349 domain-containing protein, producing MTTPQPWSAGSWTAPPAAVTTDGPDLLVTAVEGSDAWRHTSYGFVHDDAHALLAPLGDPGAVEVTVDVDYDQQFDQAGLVLRAGAETWLKAGVEFSDGAPQLGAVVTLGRSDWSVSPVPEWAGRTVTVRASRSGDAVTVRARVDDEPFRLVRVAAFPPGVPVGAGPYCCAPTRAGLVVRFRRWATGPADAALH from the coding sequence GTGACCACACCGCAGCCCTGGTCGGCCGGCAGCTGGACCGCCCCACCGGCAGCCGTGACCACCGACGGCCCGGACCTGCTCGTCACCGCCGTCGAGGGCAGCGACGCCTGGCGGCACACCTCCTACGGCTTCGTGCACGACGACGCCCATGCGCTGCTGGCCCCGCTGGGCGACCCGGGCGCGGTCGAGGTGACCGTCGACGTCGACTACGACCAGCAGTTCGACCAGGCCGGGCTGGTGCTGCGCGCCGGCGCCGAGACCTGGCTCAAGGCCGGCGTCGAGTTCTCCGACGGGGCCCCGCAGCTGGGCGCCGTGGTCACCCTGGGCCGCTCGGACTGGTCGGTGTCGCCGGTGCCGGAGTGGGCCGGCCGCACGGTCACCGTGCGGGCCAGCCGCTCCGGCGACGCGGTGACCGTGCGGGCCCGGGTCGACGACGAGCCGTTCCGGCTGGTCCGGGTGGCCGCCTTCCCGCCCGGCGTCCCGGTGGGCGCCGGCCCGTACTGCTGCGCCCCGACCCGGGCGGGCCTGGTGGTCCGGTTCCGCCGGTGGGCGACCGGACCGGCCGACGCCGCCCTGCACTGA